The Zygosaccharomyces rouxii strain CBS732 chromosome G complete sequence genome contains a region encoding:
- the FTR1 gene encoding high-affinity iron permease FTR1 (similar to uniprot|P40088 Saccharomyces cerevisiae YER145C FTR1 High affinity iron permease involved in the transport of iron across the plasma membrane forms complex with Fet3p expression is regulated by iron), translating to MGGSNDVFNVAVFFVVFRECLEAVVIVSVLLSFLKQSIGEQDFKLYKKLRKQVWIGVVLGFIICLAIGGGMIGAYYGNGNDIFGTAEDLWEGVFCMIATVMISAMGIPMLRINKMQSKWRVKIAKSMVAKPKSKRDYFKFGFLAKRYSMFLLPFITVLREGLEAVVFVAGAGITTANAKGTSYPLPVFVGLIAGVGVGLLLYYGTSRSSMQIFLIISTCILYLISAGLFSRGAWYFENYRFNQASGGDASESGDGNGSYNIQKTIYHVNCCNPELDNGWDVFNALLGWQNTGYYSSMISYNIYWLVLIIVLWLLMFEEKKGHLPFTKLQMRQLNPGYHIKNKKKDELTKEQEQELFAKLEGLRYDKERGIIQDEELALGQEGTSSQHAAEAFGRDSSSADVEEVDGATKKDATVVATNPARSQL from the coding sequence ATGGGTGGTAGTAACGATGTCTTCAACGTTGCCGTGTTCTTCGTGGTATTCAGAGAGTGTCTTGAAGCTGTCGTCATTGTTTCCGTGCTTTTATCTTTCTTGAAGCAGTCTATCGGTGAACAGGATTTCAAGCTTTACAAGAAACTGAGGAAGCAAGTTTGGATTGGTGTTGTTCTTGGGTTTATAATATGTTTGGcaattggtggtggtatgATTGGTGCCTACTACGGTAATGGTAACGATATCTTCGGAACCGCCGAGGATCTTTGGGAAGGTGTATTCTGTATGATTGCAACGGTTATGATTAGTGCGATGGGTATTCCGATGTTGAGAATTAACAAGATGCAGAGTAAATGGCGTGTTAAGATTGCAAAAAGTATGGTTGCCAAACCAAAGTCAAAGAGAGATTattttaaatttggattcttgGCAAAGAGATATTCTATGTTTCTCTTGCCATTCATCACAGTTTTAAGAGAAGGTTTGGAGGCCGTCGTTTTTGttgctggtgctggtatCACTACTGCAAACGCAAAGGGTACTTCTTACCCACTGCCTGTTTTTGTAGGTCTAATAGCGGGTGTGGGTGTCGGGTTATTACTTTACTACGGTACCTCGAGATCTTCCATGCAAATTTTCCTAATCATTTCAACATGTATCCTGTATTTGATTTCTGCTGGTCTATTCAGTAGAGGTGCATGGTATTTCGAAAACTATCGCTTCAACCAAGctagtggtggtgatgCTTCTGAGTCTGGTGATGGTAATGGTTCTTACAACATTCAAAAGACTATCTACCACGTCAATTGTTGTAATCCAGAATTGGATAACGGTTGGGATGTTTTCAATGCGCTTTTGGGATGGCAAAATACTGGTTACTACAGCTCAATGATCTCTTATAACATCTATTGGTTGGTTTTAATCATCGTTCTGTGGTTGCTAATGttcgaagaaaagaagggcCACTTACCATTTACCAAACTGCAAATGCGCCAATTGAATCCAGGATATCACATtaagaacaagaagaaagatgaattgacTAAGGAAcaggaacaagaattgtttgCTAAATTGGAGGGTTTGAGATACGATAAGGAAAGAGGTATTATCCAAGATGAGGAACTTGCTCTGGGACAGGAAGGTACCTCTTCTCAACATGCAGCTGAAGCATTTGGAAgagattcttcttctgctgatgttgaagaagttgatgGTGCTACAAAGAAGGATGCCACTGTCGTTGCAACCAATCCTGCTCGTTCACAATTGTAA